Genomic segment of Panicum virgatum strain AP13 chromosome 9N, P.virgatum_v5, whole genome shotgun sequence:
CCCTCCTACCAACCATTACTGAACAGCTTGGACTATGAATCCGAGTCAGACGACGTGATGCTGTCAACTCCGCTCGAAGAAATGGTAACAGACTACTTTGTCTTTGGGCCAACAGAGATGAAAACTCTAGAGAGCCATGTACGGGGACATCACCTCGCCCATCCTGCAACAACCTTTGAGCTGCTAACTGCTGTCATGTGGCGGTGCCGCACAATAGCTCTGGGATACAAGTCCGGTCAGCCGGTGCGCCTTATGATCACTATGAATGCTCGTGGGAGGTGGAATCGCCACACCCTCATCCCATGGGGTTACTACGGCAATGCACACTTCTCCCCCATAGCGGAACTAACTGTCGATGAGCTCTGCAGGCAGCCACTCGTCGACACGGTTGAGCTTGTGCGCAGAACCAAGCTCAGCGTGACCAAGGAGTGCATGGAATCGATGGTGGAGACGATTGCGTCCCTGCGACACAGAGGCCTCTGTGCTGACCCGGCCAGAACCTATGAGGTTTGTGATACGAAATGGATTGCGGCGGGGAATGGATTGGAACTTGGGTGGGCTCAGTTTGTGGGAGGTGGCATACCGGTGGCCGGAGACCTTACTTCCAAGCTGGGAAGCGATCATATGATGTGCAAGAACCAGGATGGTGAGGATGCAACGGTGGTGTCAATGCTATTGCCAAGGCCGGCGATGGAGAGGTTCAGGAAGGAGTTGGCTCTGTGGCTGAACAAACAGCATGAGAAGCATTTAATGATACAGAGTGCCCTGTAGATGCTGGCAAAGGTATATACATGTGTACTCCTGCTTGTTTGTTTCATTGTTTTAGTCATTCTGAGATGGTTGAGTGCTGTAATGAAACAGTTTGATTTTTTACTAAttcaattttttgcaacgacagGAAACAGCTAGATTTTTTTACAAGATATTTGAAATTTTTGTGGACATAATAGTGGGATTTTATATTCTTTGGATTTTGTGAGGAGAAACAGTTGCATTTTTTTGTTGGCTAATTTGTGCGAAGAGAAAAATCTGGGTACGGTTGTGTTGTGCAAAGTGATATAGAGAAGCTTCTCGTGTAAAAAGTAGTTAATTTTCAAGGCATGTAACTATGTTGTTATGCATTGGCGTGAAGGGAGGGCCAAAAATTCTAAATTAGTCCTTGATCAAGGTTGTATGGACTAACTAGGCAAACCTGTCCTAGAGCCGGCTTTATCTAGGTGCGTTTAGATCTCTCCAAGCAAAGCAAGCTAAACAAGATGTCATTCAAGTTGGTCAATGCAAGGCCATGAAAATCGTGAGAGCTTAAGAAAAGATGTTTCCATCGCTTCCTCACACCATTGTCCTCTAGTAGATCTTAGAAAAAGTGGGTCAATCCTATTGCGCCAAGGTCGGCGATGGACAGGTTCAGGAAAGGGGTTGGCTGTATGGCTGAGCAAACATCATGAGAAGTATTTTATTATATACAGGGTTCCCTCTAGAAGCTTCCAAAGGTAATATATTGCTACTGCTTGTTGGCTTGACTGTTTTAGTCATTCTGACCATGGCTAAGTGTTGCAATGAAACAGTTGGATATTTTATTATTAATTCATGTTTTTTCAACAAGGAAATAGTTGGATTCTTTTAATATATATGAATTTTGTGGCCACACATGAGACTCGGTCATCCAAGCTTAATTATCACGTTTCTGTTATGAGGTCTCTAGCCTCTCAAGTGCACACAATCTGTACTCACGCACATATATCTGGTAATAGTTGGTCGGTAGTAATGGTTGGTCAATGCAGCAAGGCCATGAAAATCGTGAGAGCTTAATAAAAGATGTTTCTATCGCTTCCTCACACCATTGTCCTCTACTATAGATCTTAGAAAAATTGTGTCAATACTATTGCCAATGCAAGGCCGGAGAAGGAGAGGTTCAGGAAGGAGTTGGCTGCGTGGCTGAACAAACATCACGACAAGCAAGATGGTGTTATTTTTATGATTGATTTCGAAAAAGCATATGATAAAGTAAAATGAAGTTTCCTTCAACAGACCCTTAGAATGAAAGGCTTCTCAGATAAATGGTGTAGCTGGATCGAACATTTTtgtaacaccccccccccccctaagcAAGCCATAACCAGGATGCCACCAAACCAACATATACCAAGCAAACAAGaaattttggcagcatttcCCCTATTTTGAGTTCAAGATGAAGCAACAACATAACATGATAATAAAATAAGGATCTTGAGTAGGAGCACACAAGAAAACACTGAAAGGAATGTCGGTCCCTATTATAACTTGTTAAACCACAAGCCAAGAAAATATAACTCACTTCACTATAAATGAAACCCTCAAACACTAGTAGAAAACAAGCCAAAGGTCCACtctaaaagtaccggtatgaaaatgaaccggtacctatgctaacataggtaccggttcatcttcataccggtacttttggggttgaTGGAatctatggatgagccttaggtactgattggtaacaccaaccggtacctaaggctcaccataggtaccgggtggtaacttttacattagtaTCGGGTGGTaccatcaaccggtacctatggatgagccttaggtaccagttggtaaccccaaccggtaccttaagagccttaggtaccggttggtgttaccaaccggtacctaaggctcatccaagggttacttcaaaaggaaaatatctctcttCTCATCACAAgtgatgtgtaggtgagatggtaagaaagGTGAACATGACGCAAGAAGTCACAAGTTCGAATCCCAGCCACCACCGCATGcatatttttgacaaaaatgaatgccattggtaccggttgtgtTATCCGGTGCTAAAGCCAAGAGCCTTTGGTCTCGGTTGcggggtaccggttggaaaaaccggtacctaaggccctattcaaccggtgcctaagggccTTTTTCCAGTAGTGAAACTAGAATGTTAATGCCCCAAAGAATGCATCAGACCAAGGGAGTTATAACCTCAACTCATCCATACACAACATGGATTGAAGGATGGCTCATCCACCGAACACAAGAGAACCAACCTTGAACCAATCAACCATCACCATAGACTTTTCGTCATGAAGGATCAATCATAAGCCA
This window contains:
- the LOC120692300 gene encoding acyl transferase 1-like, whose product is MVSFKARRREPELVPPARPTPRETKALSDIDDQHALRYYETVIGFFRRCTDQNGAVDGPDNPAQAVRAALAEALVYYYPVAGRLREEAGGKLVVDCTAEGVAFVEADADVRLEDFGEPLLPPYPCVEELQCDAGDTRDIIGRPLLLMQLTRLKCGGFVAGFHMCHSIADGFGIIQLMMTVAELACGAEAPSILPVWQREILSTKHSPASITHPSPSYQPLLNSLDYESESDDVMLSTPLEEMVTDYFVFGPTEMKTLESHVRGHHLAHPATTFELLTAVMWRCRTIALGYKSGQPVRLMITMNARGRWNRHTLIPWGYYGNAHFSPIAELTVDELCRQPLVDTVELVRRTKLSVTKECMESMVETIASLRHRGLCADPARTYEVCDTKWIAAGNGLELGWAQFVGGGIPVAGDLTSKLGSDHMMCKNQDGEDATVVSMLLPRPAMERFRKELALWLNKQHEKHLMIQSAL